The nucleotide window ATACGCGAAGATCAACGCCGTCCTCAACAGCATAGAGGGCGTGAACTTCACGGTCATGGACTGGCGCTCCCCCACCTTCCCGCCGGAAAGCTTCGCCCGCATCTGGGCAGGGGACATCATGTACGAAAAAGACTTCGCCGACCCCATCGCCGCATTCCTCGCCTCCATGCTGCCCAAAGGCGGCAGAGCCTGGATATCGGAGCCGGGCAGAGACGTGTTCCATCATCTGCTCGACACTCTGCCCGGATACGGCCTGCGCCATAAACGCCTGTGCACGCTCCCCGTATCCCCTCTTACCGAACAGGATGTGCCCGTGCCCGTTTCCATCTGGGAAATAGCGAAGTAATCCGGCTGCGCCCCGCAGCTCACGGAACTTTCCATTATAAGACCAGTCAAACTTTATATGACTGGTCTTACTTTTTTATCATGGCAGCGATGCTGCGCGCGACTTCCCCTGCCGTAAGGGCACCCGTGTCGATCTTCACGCTTTCCATACCGGCATACAGAGGCAGTCTTTCCAGACTGCGCGTCAGAACGCCCGGGCTCCTCACCCTGCGGGCAACGTCGGCCATGATGCGCGTCTCAAGAACCTCCGGCGAAGCCGTCAGGGTGATGAGCGTGAAATTCACGCCGCCCATGGCAAGACGCGCGAGCACGTCGTCGACAATGCTCCGATACTGCATCACCCAGCAGAAGAGCACAGAGCGGTACGCCGAACAGCGCAGGAAACCGTTCAGCACATGGGCAATATTGTCCAGCACCATGGCGCGCGTTTCCGCATTCACCACAAAGGGCGACATGGTCCAGCACCAGTCGCCGTCAAGAAATGCCGCCGGGGAAATCAGGGGAAGAAGCTCCGTGCAGACGGACGTCTTCCCCACGCCCATGGGGCCGTTGATGAAAATGAGATTTTTCATGTTTTCTCCTTCTGCGGCCCGGACCGTCGTCAGCTCGCTCCGCCCGCTGTCCGTTCCCACGGCATCCCCCTCATCCTGCGACAAAGCCGGGACGCCGGCAAGGATGAAACGGAAACGGCCGGAAGGCTCCCCGCGTTACGGCAGCGCCTTTCCATAGAAGGCAAGACGCCGGAGCGGCATGTCCGCTCCGGCGTCTTCTTCCTGAGGCATGGGTCTTTTGCCGCCTCATCCCCAAAGATTCCTCCCTCTAAGATGCGGCGGATGGAAAAACTTCCGATCAACGCACGAACATGGCGTCGCCGTAGGAGAAGAAACGATACTTCTCCCGCACGGCCTCGGCATAGGCGGAAAGAATGCGTTCCCTGCCGCACAGGGCCGCCACCAGCATGATGAGCGACGACTGCGGCAGGTGGAAGTTGGTGATGAGATGATCCACCACCCGGAACCGGTATCCGGGATAGATGAAGATATTGGTCCAGCCGTGCCAGCCGCCGGCGGGAATCTCGCCGCCGTTCTGCGCGGCGCAGCCTTCCAGCGTACGGCAGGAGGTGGTGCCCACGGCAATGACGGGACGGCCTTCGGCACGCGCCCTGCGCACCGCCTCGGCGCTTTCCGGCGAAATTTCCACATACTCGCTGTGCATGGGATGTTCGCGGATATCGCTTTCGCGCACGGGGCTGAAGGTGCCGTACCCCACATGCAGCGTCACTTCCGCCCAGCCTATGCCCTGCCGGGCGAGTCTGGCGCGCATGTCGTCGGTGAAGTGCAGACCCGCCGTAGGCGCGGCCACGCTGCCGGATTTTTCTCTGTCGGCATACACCGTCTGATAGCGGGCAATATCGTCGCCGCTCTGCTCGCGCTTGATATAGGGGGGCAGAGGAAGGCGGCCGATACGCCGCATACACTCCACAAGATCCCCCTTCCAGAAGAGCACGACGTCGTGCCGACCGAAGTCTTTCTTCTCCACGACTTCCGCCTCAATGCATTCATCGAAGCGCAGGCGGTCCCCCGGATGAATGCTGCGGGAAGGCCGGAGCAGCACTTCGGCCGGGGCCTTTTTCCAGCCGTTCTCCTCAACCGCACAGGCCTTGAGAAGCGGCGGCGGCGTGAGCAGCAGAAGCTCCACCTTGCCCCCCGTGGGGCGATGCCCGAAAAGGCGCGCGGGCACCACGCACGAATTGTTGGCCACAAGCAGCGCGCCCTCGGGCAGAAATTCGGGCAGATGGGCAAACGTGGTATGGATGTTCCCGCCGCTCGAGCGGTCCAGCACCATGAGGCGGGACGCGCCGCGTTCCTTCGGCGGATACTGCGCAATGCGCTCTTCCGGCAGTTCGTAATCGTAGCTCGACAGCTGAAAGTCGGATTCGTTGGTCATAGTCAGATTCTGTCCCCGTAAGGGTCTGTAGGAAAGGTCAAGAAAAGGGCCGGTCTCCGCCTACGGAAGAAACCAGCCCTTTTCCGTCGTATGCGATAAAAACTACTTCTCCGCCACGGCGACGTCTCCGTCAAGCAGCGTGCGGGCCTCGGCCACGGCATTTTTGAACTTTTCGCGGTTCTTCTTTTCCACCGGGGCGGAACGCTCGCCGGAAAGCGTGTCGGGATTGACGAATTTGCCGTTCTTCCGGACGCGGAAGTCGAGATGCGGCCCCGTGGCGATGCCCGTGGCGCCCACGAAGGCCACCACTTCGCCCTGATCCACCTTCTGGCCCACCTTCAGGGAGGAGGCGAAACGGGAAAGGTGGGCATACTGCGTTTCCACCCCGCCGGAATGCCGGATGACGAGCGTGTTGCCGTAGCCGTTCTTCCAGCCGCGGAAGGTCACGGTACCCGCGCCGAGCGCCTTGACGGGCGTACCCTTGGGGGCGGCGTAATCCACGCCCTGATGGGGACGCACCTTGCCGAACACGGGATGCTTGCGGTGCATGGTGTACCCGGAGCTCACGCGCGTGAAATTGAGCGGAGCTTTAAGAAACTGCGTCTGAAGAGACGAGCCGTCGGCGGCGAAATACCGGGCTCTGCCGTTCTTATCCGCAAAGCGGAAGGCCTCGAATGCCTTGCCGTCATTGGTGAAGCGGGCGGCGATGATATCGCCGTAGCGGCGGAATTCGTCGCCGAGATACTTCTTCTCCACCACCATCTCAAACGTGTCGCCTTCCTGCACGTCCTTCACGAAGTTCACCTGATGGGCGAACACCTCCGCCAGGCGTACGGCCAGATTGGCGGATTCCCCGGCGTCGGCCATGGCTTCGAACAGCGAGGAACGGATGACGCCGCTCACCTTGACCAGTCTCACATCGAATTCCAGAACGTCCACGCGGGCGGTAAATCCCTCATCCGCACGTTCCACCACAAGGCGGCTTTCCTCGTCGATATCGTACATGAGGCGCGTCACCTTTTCTTCCTGCGTGCTGCGTTCCACGCTGAAAAGGTGCCCGGGCATGATTCTGGTCAGCGGATATACGGCGGAAGCGGCCTTCACGACCTGATCCGTTTCATTATTGTCCAGCCAGGGAAGAAGAAGCGCCCCCGCATTGTCGCCGCTGCGTACGGCGATGCGGAAAATCTGCGTGCCGCAGCCGGAATCCTCCACCATGTAACGCTTGTCCTTTTCCCACGGCACGGCTTCGGAATAGTTCGGAATGCACATGCCCTCCCTGGCGGAAAGGAAGGCCTGAAGGGAATCGTCGTACCGGGGAATTTCCCCCGCGCCCTCTCCCCAGACATCCTTCATCAGGGAAAGGCCGCTGCCCAGAGAGGCGAGATGTTCCGAGGTCTGTTCCGGCACATCCATGCCCAGAGAGAAGTCGTGCGGCTGAACCGCCTGCGCAAACAGCGCCGCATCGGAAGGAAACGCCGCGGGAACGTCATGTTCCCGCGTAAGGAAAAAGCCCGCCGCAACGGCGGCGCCCAAAAGGGCAAAGCAGAGCACGCGCGCAGGCAGCGCGCGGAATATCTGATATTTCTTTATCATAACAACCGCCGTTTCAAGACTGAAAAGCGAGAAAAATCCAAGGAAAAGAAGAAACGCCCAGCGGGTATATAACCAAGAAACCACTTGTTTATGCAAGCGTTTTCTGGTAAAAAAATTTATGCCCGGTTCTCTGTCCCCCACTCCGCAACCCCCTGCTCTGCGATGAATTTTTTATGAAATCCTCTTACGTTACGCACATCTTTCCGGGCAATGCACGCAGGGGCTTCTTCGTTGCGGCCAGCGCTTCCCATGAATATTTTTTCCCGATTCTTCCCTGCCGGAAGAAAGGGCTTGCGCATGACGGAAGGCCTCTTTCCCATGGATGACGCGCAATTTTCCGCTCCCCCGCGGGTACGCCGCTCCCTCCCCCCATGTTATGCACATCCGGGGAATATCCGCGCCTGCTCCCCGCCCATCCGCAAGGACGGGAACTTCCGTTTTTCTGCGGGGCCGCAGCCGGGAATATCCGTCGCAGAGTTACGAACAACAGCGTTGTTCCTTTCCTCTCCGCCTTCCCGGAAGGCTGCGGAAAACGCGGAACGCGCAGCCTCTCCTTCCGGCGGACCGGATGGTCGACTTTTTGTTCAAAACTCATGCAACACTTTGAAAACAATGAAAAATAACACGATGCGCACATCGTGTTCCGGCAAAGGCCTCCTGCCGGCTTCCTTCAGAAACAACGCGGCTTTCCACGGAACAACAGGCCTGCGGAACAGCACGGAAAACGCCATGTATCCCATGGAGAATATTGACCAATTCAAAGTTACGAACAAAAATGCGCACATCGTGTTCACAAAGCCGACAAAAGCGTGCGCAAACAGGAAAAACACACGCCGAAGCTACGCCGCGCACGCTTCCATGTCGTTTCCGTTCCTGTTTTTGTTACTAATAAGTCAAGTAAAAACAGTCGGTTATGTAAGATAGGAACAAAGTAACCGACTTTAACCATCTACTACAAGGAAAAAACATGTATTTGACCGTCAAAAAGGAACAGATCATCGAAGGCCTTCAGAAAGCCGCGTCCATCATTCCCAGCAAGGCGGGAGCGGCGTATCTTCGTTCCATCTGGCTCCAGGCCGTACGCACTCCCGACGGAGACAGGCTGACCATCATGTCCACGGACGTGAACATCGAATTCACCGGAACCTATCCTGCGGAAATCAGGGAAGAGGGCACGGCCGGTGTGAACGGACGCGCCTTCGTGGAACTTCTGCGCCGTCTTCCCGGAGGAGAAATCAGCCTGAAGCTCGACGAGGCCACGCATATTCTTTCCGTGGAGCAGGGTCGCCGTTCCTATAAGCTTCCCACCGTGGACCCGGTGTGGTTCCAGCCTCTGCCTCCCTTCCCCGAAGAAGGCGCGGTGCTCTGGTCCGGCGACTTCTTCCAGGACGTCATCGACAGAGTGGCCTTCTGCATCAGCGACGACGACAGCGCCGAAGGTCTGGCCTGCCTGTACCTCAAGGCCGGGGAGAACGGTAAGGTGGACGTGTGCGGCCTGAACGGCCATCAGTTCGCCATGGTGCGCTTCATCAACGACGATCTTGCCCGTCTTCTTCCCGAAAACGGCCTGCTCATCCAGAAGAAGTACGTCAATGAACTCCGCAAGTGGCTGGGCAACGATGAGGTCATGCTGAACATCAGCGAACGTCGCTTCCACATCCGCACCGGCTCCGGCAGCGAAACGCTGAGCGTGCCGAGAAGCGCCAACTTCAGCTATCCCGATCATCTGAGCTTCCTCGCCCGACTCGACGGCGCCAATACCTCGCAGCTCGACGTGGACCGCCGCGAAACGCTGAACGCTCTCGACCGTCTGCTCATCTTCAACAACGACAGCGACCGCTGCACCTACTTCCGCTTCTCTCCGCAGGAAGTGGAACTCTCCGCCCAGGGGCAGGAAACCGGTTCCGCCACGGAACACCTGGAAGGTTCCTTCTCCGGCGATCTTGAGCTCATCGCCTTCCCCACCCGCAGCCTCATGGACATTCTCGGGCACTTCCAGTCCCAGAGCCTGCACTACGTCTTCACCGGAGCGGAAGGCCCCTGCGGCATCACCGGTTCGGAAGACGCGCAGTACACCGTCATTCTCATGCCCATGAAAATTGCCGAGTCCTCCTACTATACGGAAGAAGAATAGGGTCCCGTGCGGGAAACGCGCCCGTACCGTGCGTTTCCCGCGTTTTTTCCGCTTTTCCCCATGCCCGCAAAGGCCCCGTCACGGGGGCCTTGCCTTTTTGGAGGCTTCAGGAGCCTTTTTGCGCTCATAAAGGGTATGGGCCCATCCCCTGCACAGGGATTTGAAGTTTTCTGCGTTTTCGTATATACTGCATCTTCTTTACGCCCCGGGTTCTCCGGGCCAACCATATCATTCAGGAATTCCCATGAGCCAGGAAAATCTCCGGTCCGGCAAGACCGCATACGACGCTTCCGCCATTACGGTGCTGGAAGGTCTGGCGGCGGTACGCAAGCGCCCGGCCATGTATATAGGCAGCACGGACAGCCGAGGCCTTCATCACCTCGTCTACGAAGTGGTGGACAACTCCATCGACGAAGCCATGGCGGGCTTCTGCAACAAGATAGAAGTCATTCTGCACATGGACAACAGCGTCACCGTGCGCGACAACGGGCGCGGCATTCCCGTGGACATCCATCCCAAGCTCCGCATTCCCGCCGTGCAGGTGGTCATGACCAAGCTCCACGCGGGCGGCAAGTTCGACAACAACGCCTACAAGGTTTCCGGCGGTCTGCACGGCGTGGGCGTGTCCTGCGTGAACGCCCTTTCCTCCTGGCTGGAGGTGACGGTACGGCGCGACGGCAAGAGATGGCGTCAGCGTTATGAACGCGGCGTGCCGGTGACCAAGGTGGAACCTCTGGGCGATGCGGAAGGCCACGGCACCACCGTGCGCTTTCTGCCCGACGAGGAAATTTTCGAAACCACGGTGTACTCCTTTGAAATTCTCAAGAAGCGCTTTGAGGAACTGGCCTACCTCAACAAGGGCCTGACCATCATCTGCGTCGACGAGCGCACCAACGAAACGCACACCTATCACGCCGAAGGCGGTCTTGAGCAGTTCGTGAAGGATCTGAACTGCAACGAAGCCGGGCTGCACCCCATCATCAGCGGGGAAGGCGTACAGGACAACGTCACCGTGGATTTCGCGCTGCAGTACAATTCCGGCTTCAACGAAAAGACGCTCACCTTCGCCAACAACATCCGCACGCATGAAGGCGGCACGCACCTTGCCGGCTTCAAGACGGCGCTCACCCGCGCCATCAACAACTATGTGAAGAGCCAGCCCGATCTGCAGAAGAAGATGAAGGGCGACAGTCTTTCCGGCGACGATGTGCGCGAAGGTCTCACCGCCATCATCAGCGTGAAGCTTCCCCAGCCGCAGTTCGAAGGTCAGACCAAGACCAAGCTCGGCAACAGCGAAGTGGTGGGCATCGTCAACGGCATTGTCTACAACGCGCTGGATGTCTACTTCCAGGAACATCCCAAGGATATCCGCGTCATCATCGAAAAGGCTGCCGAAGCCTCCCGCGCCAGGGAGGCCGCACGCCGCGCGAGGGAACTCGTGCGGCGCAAGGGCGCTCTGTCGGACAATTCCCTGCCCGGCAAGCTGGCCGACTGCCAGAGCAAGGACCCGACGGAATGCGAGGTCTTCATCGTGGAAGGCGATTCCGCAGGCGGTTCCGCCAAGCAGGGCCGCAACCCCATGACGCAGGCCATTCTGCCGCTCCGCGGCAAGATCCTGAACGTGGAGCGCGCCAGATTCGACCGTATGCTCGCGAGCGAAGAAATCAAGAACATGATCACGGCCATGGGCGTGGGCATCGGCGAGAACATGGATTATTCCAAGCTGCGCTACCACAAGATCATCATCATGACCGACGCCGACGTGGACGGTGCGCACATCTGCACCCTCATG belongs to Mailhella massiliensis and includes:
- a CDS encoding class I SAM-dependent methyltransferase encodes the protein MERFTPFDRLFQSCGRIWHIRRADMDKLWAAMDEQQGREAPYWNEVWPSSLALAGWLAEMQDDIRDKNCLDMGCGLGFTALLGRWLGANVTAMDYEAEALEYAKINAVLNSIEGVNFTVMDWRSPTFPPESFARIWAGDIMYEKDFADPIAAFLASMLPKGGRAWISEPGRDVFHHLLDTLPGYGLRHKRLCTLPVSPLTEQDVPVPVSIWEIAK
- a CDS encoding AAA family ATPase, with the translated sequence MKNLIFINGPMGVGKTSVCTELLPLISPAAFLDGDWCWTMSPFVVNAETRAMVLDNIAHVLNGFLRCSAYRSVLFCWVMQYRSIVDDVLARLAMGGVNFTLITLTASPEVLETRIMADVARRVRSPGVLTRSLERLPLYAGMESVKIDTGALTAGEVARSIAAMIKK
- the queA gene encoding tRNA preQ1(34) S-adenosylmethionine ribosyltransferase-isomerase QueA, which produces MTNESDFQLSSYDYELPEERIAQYPPKERGASRLMVLDRSSGGNIHTTFAHLPEFLPEGALLVANNSCVVPARLFGHRPTGGKVELLLLTPPPLLKACAVEENGWKKAPAEVLLRPSRSIHPGDRLRFDECIEAEVVEKKDFGRHDVVLFWKGDLVECMRRIGRLPLPPYIKREQSGDDIARYQTVYADREKSGSVAAPTAGLHFTDDMRARLARQGIGWAEVTLHVGYGTFSPVRESDIREHPMHSEYVEISPESAEAVRRARAEGRPVIAVGTTSCRTLEGCAAQNGGEIPAGGWHGWTNIFIYPGYRFRVVDHLITNFHLPQSSLIMLVAALCGRERILSAYAEAVREKYRFFSYGDAMFVR
- a CDS encoding M23 family metallopeptidase, which produces MIKKYQIFRALPARVLCFALLGAAVAAGFFLTREHDVPAAFPSDAALFAQAVQPHDFSLGMDVPEQTSEHLASLGSGLSLMKDVWGEGAGEIPRYDDSLQAFLSAREGMCIPNYSEAVPWEKDKRYMVEDSGCGTQIFRIAVRSGDNAGALLLPWLDNNETDQVVKAASAVYPLTRIMPGHLFSVERSTQEEKVTRLMYDIDEESRLVVERADEGFTARVDVLEFDVRLVKVSGVIRSSLFEAMADAGESANLAVRLAEVFAHQVNFVKDVQEGDTFEMVVEKKYLGDEFRRYGDIIAARFTNDGKAFEAFRFADKNGRARYFAADGSSLQTQFLKAPLNFTRVSSGYTMHRKHPVFGKVRPHQGVDYAAPKGTPVKALGAGTVTFRGWKNGYGNTLVIRHSGGVETQYAHLSRFASSLKVGQKVDQGEVVAFVGATGIATGPHLDFRVRKNGKFVNPDTLSGERSAPVEKKNREKFKNAVAEARTLLDGDVAVAEK
- the dnaN gene encoding DNA polymerase III subunit beta — protein: MYLTVKKEQIIEGLQKAASIIPSKAGAAYLRSIWLQAVRTPDGDRLTIMSTDVNIEFTGTYPAEIREEGTAGVNGRAFVELLRRLPGGEISLKLDEATHILSVEQGRRSYKLPTVDPVWFQPLPPFPEEGAVLWSGDFFQDVIDRVAFCISDDDSAEGLACLYLKAGENGKVDVCGLNGHQFAMVRFINDDLARLLPENGLLIQKKYVNELRKWLGNDEVMLNISERRFHIRTGSGSETLSVPRSANFSYPDHLSFLARLDGANTSQLDVDRRETLNALDRLLIFNNDSDRCTYFRFSPQEVELSAQGQETGSATEHLEGSFSGDLELIAFPTRSLMDILGHFQSQSLHYVFTGAEGPCGITGSEDAQYTVILMPMKIAESSYYTEEE
- the gyrB gene encoding DNA topoisomerase (ATP-hydrolyzing) subunit B encodes the protein MSQENLRSGKTAYDASAITVLEGLAAVRKRPAMYIGSTDSRGLHHLVYEVVDNSIDEAMAGFCNKIEVILHMDNSVTVRDNGRGIPVDIHPKLRIPAVQVVMTKLHAGGKFDNNAYKVSGGLHGVGVSCVNALSSWLEVTVRRDGKRWRQRYERGVPVTKVEPLGDAEGHGTTVRFLPDEEIFETTVYSFEILKKRFEELAYLNKGLTIICVDERTNETHTYHAEGGLEQFVKDLNCNEAGLHPIISGEGVQDNVTVDFALQYNSGFNEKTLTFANNIRTHEGGTHLAGFKTALTRAINNYVKSQPDLQKKMKGDSLSGDDVREGLTAIISVKLPQPQFEGQTKTKLGNSEVVGIVNGIVYNALDVYFQEHPKDIRVIIEKAAEASRAREAARRARELVRRKGALSDNSLPGKLADCQSKDPTECEVFIVEGDSAGGSAKQGRNPMTQAILPLRGKILNVERARFDRMLASEEIKNMITAMGVGIGENMDYSKLRYHKIIIMTDADVDGAHICTLMLTFFFRYYPKLIEEGHIYIAQPPLYGIKKGSSTIKFLKDDNELDEFLLQRLSDGVSVTTPEGKTYRGNDLISLLKSIDELEKAMTEAENSAISRELFLALLRYEGELNPAVAQTGLSEGFLAWMKEQGYAAALEVEKQEDDERAFLVFENKSGHRTRLAVEFFHARMYRHARQVWKTLGQSCPSFPVKLASSESTREVKDYFELRESAYAEARKGFNIQRYKGLGEMNPEQLEMTTMNPEKRALLQVSIEDAQAASDTIEELMGDRADLRRDFIIRNALSMEDLDI